One Vallitalea pronyensis genomic region harbors:
- the arsB gene encoding ACR3 family arsenite efflux transporter, translated as MKKSNTESQPGISFFEKYLTLWIAVCIVLGVAIGQLAPIVPNTLSKFEYAHVSIPIAILIWLMIYPMMLKIDFTSIVHVTKRPKGLTVTCVTNWLIKPFTMYVIAWFFFKVVFKNYIGDDLGTDYLAGAVLLGAAPCTAMVFVWSHLTKGNPAYTLVQVAINDLILLFAFTPIVALLLGISDITVPYDTLFLSIVLFIIIPLVAGFVSRQYIIKKKSRDYLEYVFIKKFSNITIVGLLLTLIIIFSFQGETILQNPLHIGLIAIPLIIQTFLIFFIAYGWAKAWKLPHEIAAPAGMIGASNFFELAVAVAISLFGLQSGATLATVVGVLVEVPVMLTLVRIANKTKHRFNHEGGTPT; from the coding sequence ATGAAAAAATCTAACACAGAAAGTCAACCAGGCATTAGTTTTTTTGAGAAGTATTTAACCCTTTGGATTGCTGTATGTATTGTTTTAGGCGTTGCTATTGGGCAATTAGCACCTATTGTTCCGAATACCTTAAGTAAATTTGAGTATGCCCATGTATCCATTCCCATTGCCATCTTAATATGGCTTATGATTTACCCCATGATGTTAAAAATCGATTTTACCAGTATTGTCCACGTCACCAAAAGACCAAAAGGTTTAACAGTTACGTGTGTGACCAATTGGCTCATTAAACCGTTTACCATGTATGTGATCGCTTGGTTCTTCTTTAAGGTTGTTTTTAAGAATTACATAGGTGATGACCTTGGCACAGATTATTTAGCAGGAGCGGTTTTATTAGGTGCAGCACCTTGTACCGCCATGGTTTTTGTATGGAGTCATTTAACGAAAGGTAATCCTGCGTATACCTTGGTTCAAGTAGCCATTAATGATCTGATTTTACTTTTTGCTTTTACGCCCATTGTGGCATTATTACTAGGTATATCGGACATAACAGTGCCTTATGATACCTTATTTTTATCCATTGTATTATTCATTATTATACCACTGGTTGCGGGTTTTGTATCCAGACAGTATATTATTAAGAAGAAATCCCGCGATTATTTGGAATATGTCTTTATTAAAAAGTTTTCCAATATAACCATTGTAGGCTTGCTCTTAACACTGATTATTATCTTTTCATTCCAAGGCGAAACCATCCTACAGAATCCTCTGCATATAGGGTTAATTGCCATACCCCTCATTATTCAGACCTTTCTCATCTTTTTTATTGCTTATGGATGGGCAAAAGCTTGGAAATTACCTCATGAAATCGCAGCACCAGCAGGTATGATTGGGGCAAGTAATTTCTTTGAACTTGCTGTAGCAGTAGCCATATCTCTTTTTGGATTACAGTCAGGTGCAACGTTAGCAACGGTAGTTGGGGTTCTTGTAGAAGTACCAGTTATGCTAACACTTGTACGTATTGCGAATAAAACAAAACATAGGTTCAATCACGAAGGAGGAACACCCACATGA
- a CDS encoding ArsR/SmtB family transcription factor: MSIIKYSNTGGGLPMIIVNMFKSLSDENRLRIMNLLIRDELCVCEIEVILELSQSNVSRHLNKLKSDKMIDFHKKAQWVHYFASDYLKKDKANLYQLLQEETEKIPQCMEDVRRLNAYKDSHLTCESIRQDKEAVWEIIRK, encoded by the coding sequence ATGAGTATAATCAAATATAGTAATACGGGAGGCGGTTTACCAATGATTATTGTGAACATGTTCAAATCACTAAGTGACGAAAATAGATTGCGTATTATGAATTTGTTAATTAGAGATGAGTTGTGTGTATGTGAAATTGAAGTGATATTAGAACTCAGTCAAAGTAATGTATCCAGACATCTTAATAAACTGAAAAGCGATAAGATGATTGATTTTCATAAAAAAGCCCAATGGGTTCATTATTTTGCCAGCGATTATCTGAAAAAAGACAAAGCAAATCTCTATCAACTTTTACAAGAGGAAACGGAAAAGATACCACAATGTATGGAAGATGTACGAAGGCTGAATGCTTACAAAGATAGTCACCTTACATGCGAATCCATTCGTCAAGATAAAGAAGCAGTATGGGAGATTATTAGAAAATAG